The Candidatus Obscuribacterales bacterium genome includes a window with the following:
- a CDS encoding sugar transferase translates to MMIAKSENPDYPVTVSDQTAMVVMPEMFTVNQAVSFKQAFQSVCQDIPSLTQAKLDFRQTTFIDSSGIGALISALRTAQQQGVQLKLFNVSSQVMMALAMTDLDKIFEIEQSTGIAQDLKARPSRDQQPHPTHPSITSPTKRVIDIVGALVGLTITGVLLIPIAIAIQLDDPGPLFFGQVRCSWMGKRFRMWKFRSMVANAEALKHQVENQVSGPLFKNANDPRITRVGRFLRRTSLDELPQFLNVLKGDMSLVGTRPPTPDEIEMYEIPQWQRLDVKPGMTGEWQVNGRSSVTSFEDVIRLDLKYQQNWSLWYDIQLILKTIAVLFNKKSGAM, encoded by the coding sequence ATGATGATTGCTAAATCTGAAAACCCGGACTATCCAGTAACCGTATCAGACCAGACTGCCATGGTTGTGATGCCAGAAATGTTTACTGTGAATCAGGCAGTGTCCTTTAAGCAAGCATTCCAGAGCGTCTGCCAGGATATCCCCTCCCTGACTCAAGCAAAGCTTGATTTCCGTCAAACGACGTTTATTGACAGCAGTGGGATTGGCGCACTGATTAGTGCTTTGAGAACCGCTCAACAGCAGGGCGTTCAGCTTAAACTCTTTAATGTATCCAGCCAGGTGATGATGGCACTCGCCATGACGGATCTGGATAAAATTTTTGAAATTGAGCAATCGACCGGTATCGCGCAGGATCTGAAAGCACGCCCCAGTCGAGACCAGCAGCCCCATCCCACTCATCCATCGATTACATCGCCGACCAAACGTGTGATTGATATTGTAGGAGCTCTTGTCGGTTTGACGATTACTGGTGTGCTGCTGATCCCCATTGCGATCGCCATTCAGCTTGATGATCCAGGGCCCCTCTTTTTTGGGCAAGTGCGCTGCTCTTGGATGGGCAAGCGTTTTAGAATGTGGAAATTTCGTTCGATGGTGGCGAACGCAGAAGCCCTGAAGCACCAAGTTGAGAATCAGGTAAGTGGGCCGTTGTTTAAGAATGCCAATGATCCTCGCATTACCCGAGTGGGACGGTTTCTCAGACGGACTAGTTTAGATGAACTGCCTCAGTTTCTCAATGTATTAAAAGGGGATATGAGTTTAGTGGGGACTCGTCCGCCCACCCCAGATGAAATTGAAATGTATGAAATTCCCCAGTGGCAGCGGTTAGATGTCAAGCCTGGTATGACGGGTGAATGGCAGGTGAATGGTCGCTCGTCGGTTACCAGTTTTGAGGATGTCATTCGTCTTGACTTGAAGTATCAACAAAACTGGAGCCTCTGGTACGACATCCAGCTCATTTTGAAAACCATTGCCGTTTTATTCAACAAGAAGTCTGGTGCGATGTAG
- a CDS encoding stage II sporulation protein M, with protein MDIQRWVAQREKSWQDLEGLLAQAERRGLRTLSAQDIQNLASLYRSVSADLARARTHNLGPDLMRRLQSLTVRGYAQIYQGSRRQEWRSLLTFIQSGFPETVQQCRGYILLSTLLLVAPAAVSWWLAWHDPTYMDILVPSDLITMVRRGELWMGSILGVEPLASSNIMINNLRVSFNAVAGGMTGGLFTVYILIFNGLFLGSIGALVGQNGLAWPFWAFVFPHGALELPAIFLAGGAGLLLGRALLFPGIYRRVDALKKYGLLAARLVYGVVPMLIVAGVIEGFFSPNPAIPNAVKYTTGIVLLIGLLAYLSRRNNPSSLLHRTRLLVE; from the coding sequence AGAAGGATTGCTTGCTCAAGCAGAACGTCGTGGTCTGCGCACCCTCTCCGCCCAGGATATTCAGAACCTGGCTAGTCTATATCGATCGGTCTCTGCAGATCTGGCACGTGCCCGCACCCACAACCTCGGGCCCGATCTCATGCGACGTCTTCAATCCCTGACAGTCCGCGGCTATGCTCAAATCTACCAAGGTTCTCGCCGGCAAGAATGGCGATCGCTGCTCACATTCATCCAGTCAGGGTTTCCTGAAACTGTCCAGCAATGTCGAGGCTACATTCTGCTCAGCACCCTCCTGCTTGTTGCTCCTGCCGCCGTAAGCTGGTGGCTGGCCTGGCATGACCCAACCTACATGGACATCTTGGTTCCTAGTGACCTGATCACCATGGTACGCCGTGGTGAGTTGTGGATGGGCAGCATTCTAGGTGTAGAGCCCCTAGCCTCTAGCAACATTATGATCAATAATCTGCGGGTGTCCTTCAATGCCGTGGCTGGCGGTATGACCGGCGGGCTATTCACCGTCTATATTCTGATCTTCAATGGACTATTTTTGGGCTCCATCGGGGCGCTAGTTGGACAGAATGGGCTAGCTTGGCCATTTTGGGCCTTCGTATTTCCCCATGGAGCCCTAGAGCTGCCGGCTATTTTCCTCGCTGGAGGTGCAGGACTTCTCTTAGGACGGGCACTCCTATTTCCGGGCATCTATCGTCGAGTAGATGCCCTAAAAAAATACGGGCTACTTGCAGCCCGGCTTGTCTATGGTGTCGTTCCTATGTTGATCGTGGCTGGCGTGATTGAAGGCTTCTTCTCGCCCAACCCAGCTATTCCCAATGCCGTAAAATACACGACCGGCATCGTCCTCCTCATAGGTCTGCTGGCCTACTTGAGTCGTCGCAACAACCCCAGCAGCCTTCTACATCGCACCAGACTTCTTGTTGAATAA